The Nitrobacter hamburgensis X14 genome contains the following window.
CCCATCGATCTTCAGAAACTTAGGAGGACTGCATGAAATTCCGTCCGCTTCACGACCGCGTCGTGGTCAAGCGCATCGACGCCGAAGAGAAGTCCGCTGGCGGCATCATCATTCCCGACACCGTCAAGGAAAAACCCTCGCAGGGCGAAATCGTCGCCGTCGGCCCCGGCGGCCGTGACGAGGCCGGCAAGCTGATCCCAATCGACGTCAACGTTGGCGACAAGGTGCTGTTCGGCAAGTGGTCGGGCACCGAGGTCAAGATCGACGGCCAGGACCTCCTTATCATGAAGGAGTCCGATATCATGGGTGTTCTCACCGATGCCGCTCCCGCCAAGAAGAAGGCCGCGTAACTCCCCTGCTCCGTCATCCCGAGGAGCCGGCGCAGCCGGCGTCTCGACGGATGAAGCAAAAGCTCCTCCGTCATCCTTCGGGGCTCGCCGCAAAGAGTGGCTCGCTCCTCACAGCCGAACCAAGTCGTTCGGCGGGGATGACGGGCTCCGAAACATCCAAAGGAACAACCCAACATGTCAGCCAAAGATGTCAAATTCGGCGTCGACGCCCGCGACAAGATGCTGCGCGGCGTGGACATCCTCGCCAACGCGGTGAAGGTCACGCTCGGTCCGAAGGGCCGCAACGTCGTGCTTGAAAAGTCGTTCGGCGCGCCCCGCATCACCAAGGACGGCGTCACCGTCGCCAAGGAAATCGAACTCGAGGACAAGTTCGAGAACATGGGCGCACAGATGGTGCGCGAAGTCGCCTCCAAGTCCGCGGATGCGGCCGGCGACGGCACCACCACCGCGACGGTTCTGGCCCAGGCCATCGTCCGCGAGGGCGCCAAGTCGGT
Protein-coding sequences here:
- a CDS encoding co-chaperone GroES produces the protein MKFRPLHDRVVVKRIDAEEKSAGGIIIPDTVKEKPSQGEIVAVGPGGRDEAGKLIPIDVNVGDKVLFGKWSGTEVKIDGQDLLIMKESDIMGVLTDAAPAKKKAA